In Penaeus vannamei isolate JL-2024 chromosome 4, ASM4276789v1, whole genome shotgun sequence, a single window of DNA contains:
- the LOC113818959 gene encoding uncharacterized protein produces the protein MEYPTKEKLQLVAHPVPSAPEPSEASAANPREENTCCCGCSWRTGAITIAIIYLLVSLSFVGMLIALLCTENMRDVGLPVLITCSVLGIAIIFISLLLYGAIKRRPPFLLAWMCWEGVNIGLFVVGTIISSSSMSLAALGGLVGVGARCLGFFVVHKYRKTLIAQPPKREANNAPA, from the exons ATGGAATACCCGACGAAGGAAAAGCTTCAGCTGGTCGCACACCCAGTACCTTCCGCCCCGGAACCCTCGGAGGCGTCAGCAGCGAATCCCAGGGAAGAGAATACCTGCTGTTGCGGCTGCAGTTGGCGGACTGgcgccatcaccatcgccatcatctaCCTG CTTGTGTCCCTGAGTTTTGTAGGAATGCTAATCGCACTCCTCTGCACTGAAAATATGAGAG atgTTGGTCTCCCGGTTTTGATCACGTGTAGTGTACTTGGAATTGCAATCATCTTTATCTCCTTGCTTTTATACGGAGCCATAAAG CGGCGtccgcccttcctcctcgcctGGATGTGTTGGGAAGGCGTCAACATTGGCCTTTTTGTGGTCGgtaccatcatctcctcctcctccatgagcCTCGCTGCACTAGGAGGCTTGGTTGGTGTTGGTGCAAGATGCCTCGGCTTCTTCGTCGTCCATAAATACCGTAAAACC CTGATCGCCCAGCCTCCGAAGCGAGAGGCCAACAACGCCCCGGCCTGA
- the LOC138861619 gene encoding probable serine/threonine-protein kinase kinX: MVTEESEEETQKEKNTEKKRERGIDQEIPIDKDRENVGDVRSNKHKKETQEVADEPEKETQEVGDELEKETQVAVEPEKDTQEVADEPDEDTQVVTDEPEKETQGVADEPDEETQVVADEPDEETQVVADELEKEMQVVDDEIEKEIQVVADELEKETQVVADEPDEETQVVADELEKEMQVVDDEIEKEIQVVADELEKETQAEKETQVAVEPEKDTQEVGDELEKETQVAVEPDEETQVVVDEPEKETQGVTDEPEKETQGVADEHDEETPVVADEPDEETQVVADELEKEIQVQKKVWKKCNGD; encoded by the exons atggtCACCGAAGAGTCCGAGGAGGAAACCCAGAAGGAGAAAAacacagagaagaagagggaaaggggcatCGATCAAGAAATTCCTATCGACAAAGATAGGGAAAACGTCGGAGATGTGAGAAGCAACAAACATAAGAAG gagacccaggaagtcgccgacgagcccgagaaggagacccaggaagtcggagACGAgctcgagaaagagacccaggtcgccgtagagcccgagaaggatacccaggaagtcgccgacgagcccgatgaggacaCCCAGGTAGTCActgacgagcccgagaaggagacccagggagtcgccgacgagcccgatgaggagacacag gtagtcgccgacgagcccgatgaggagacccaggtagtcgccgacgagctcgagaaggagatgcAGGTAGTCGACGACgagatcgagaaggagatccaggtagtcgccgacgagctcgagaaggagacccaggtagtcgccgacgagcccgatgaggagacccaggtagtcgccgacgagctcgagaaggagatgcAGGTAGTCGACGACgagatcgagaaggagatccaggtagtcgccgacgagctcgagaaggagacccag gccgagaaagagacccaggtcgccgtagagcccgagaaggatacccaggaagtcggAGACGAgctcgagaaagagacccaggtcgCCGtagagcccgatgaggagacccaggtagtcgtcgacgagcccgagaaggagacccagggagtcactgacgagcccgagaaggagacccagggagtcgccgacgagcacgatGAGGAGACcccggtagtcgccgacgagcccgatgaggagacccaggtagtcgccgacgagctcgagaaggagatccag GTACAAAAAAAGGTTTGGAAGAAGTGCAATGGCGATTGA